TAGCATTTATCTTTTCCAAGTAAGGAAATGGTTTAGAAAGGCAAGCCTATATTTCGACTAATCAAAACCAGTAAAGCCAGTAAACAAAAGGCGATACCATTGACAATCATATGAAGCAAGATTGACATCTCTAAACGTTCTGTTCTGTAGGCTGTCCAAGTTAAAACTGTCGACATTCCTCCATAGATAAGGAGAGAAGGCAGATTGGTCGGTGTGTGGAGCAAGGCAAAGACGACTGCACCTACAAGATAACCCAACTTCTCCTTCCCGCGGAAGATCTTTTTAGGAATAATTCCACGACACAATATTTCCTCACAAATGGGAGCAATCAGAACCAGTAAGAAAAAACTGGAAATCAGCGAGCTATTCTGAACCAGATTATTAATAGTTGATTGATTGCTGGTCGTAGATTCATTCATCAGACGAAGCAAGGCAGAGCCGAATAAGTTACTTGTGAAAATAACCAAATAACTCAAAACCAAGCGGGCTAGATCTTTTGCCTTGAAAAAAGAAAGATTGAAGGTCGCAATCTCTGTTTTTCGCGCACTAAAGATAAAAACAGTTAGAATAGCAACCGACAGCAAAGCCACTAAGAGTCCTGACTGGAGGAGTGGGAATTGTCTAGCAGATAAAAGGGCAGATAAAATTAAAGGTAGTTGGGATAACACCAATCCTATTAAAAAAATCAACACCCATATTCCTCTATCCAGAATTTCTTGCCAGATACCTTTTTTCTTCATGATGTACCTCCTTATAATAAAAAGGGGAGACTCCCCTTTTTCTATTATACCATTTATAGCTTATAGCGCCATGCTAATATAGTTCAGGATGAACAAGGCATCCAAAATCCAAATCATCACGTGCACATCCTTGGCTTGACCTTTGACAACTTTTGTCAAGGTATAAGTCAAGAAACCAACAGCAATCCCTTGTGTGATAGAGTAGCTGAATCCCATAAAGATAGATGTGAAGAAGGCAGGAACCGCTTCAGCCATATCATCCCAAGGAATGTTTTTCAAGTTAGAAAGCATCATGATTCCGACGATGATTAAAATTGGCGCTGTTGCAGCTGTCGGAACAATCGCTAGAAGTGGGCTAAAGAAGCTAGAGAGAGCAAAACAGATTGCAACAACTAGGGCTGTCAAACCAGTACGTCCACCAGCACCGATACCCGCCGCAGACTCAACATAAGTCGTAACGTTTGAAGTACCTGCAATGGCACCTACTGAAGTCGCCACCAAGTCAGAGTAAAGAGCCTTGTCCAATTTAGCAGACTCATGGTTTTCCCCACTTGTCGCAACGATACCAACTTTTTCACCAGTACCGATAAGAGTACCAATTGTGTCAAAAATATCCGTTAGTGAGAAGGCAAGAATAGCCATCAAGGTTTCTGGTAAACGTGAAGTGTTTGAAATCAAAGATCCTAAACCTTCTGAGCCCAGAGCGGCACCAAACAAAGTACCAAGGTCATTAACTGCTGATGAAAGATTGTTGCTAGCGAAGTCAATCCCTGATAAATTCACAACATTAACAGCAATGGCAAGGACAGTCGTTGTTAAAATAGAAAGAATAATTCCACCTTTGATGCCTTTAACAACAAAGAAGATGGTAATAGCCAAACCAGCAAGAGCCACCAATACTGCTGGAGTATTGAAGTCTACCAAACCTGGAACAGCTGCTGAGTTTGCAGTAAGAGCAGCTTGAGCCTTGTCTGCTCCTTCACCTGCTACAGTATAAGTACCTGGATCAATCGAGAATTTCAAAAGACCAGCATTCTTAATCCCAACATAGGCAAGAAAAACACCAATACCAGCCGAAATAGCTGAACGAAGTGTTGTAGGAATTGATTCGATGATCATTTTACGAACATTTGTCAAGGTAATAATCAGTGAAATAATTCCACAAATGAAGACCATACCAAGAGCTTCTTTCCAAGTATAGCCCATCCCAAACACAACTGTAAATGTGAAGAAGGCATTCAATCCCATACCTGGTGCTTGTGCGTATGGCAAATTAGCATAGAAAGCCATCATCAAAGTACCAACTACAGAACCGATAATTGTTGCCAAGAACACACCTTGAACAGGCATCCCTGTTTGTGAAAGCATTTGAGGGTTTACAAAGAGAATGTAACTCATTGCAAAGAATGTTGTTAAACCAGCAAGCACCTCTGTACGGACATCTGTCCCGTGCTCTTTTAGTTTAAATAGTTTGTCCATGTTTAATCTCCTTTTGTTTTTTACGAACAATGAGAGTATTATATCATTTATCATTCACCTTTTCAATATGTTTGTTTGATTTATTTAACAAAATGAAATTTCTATTTTTGTTTTGAGTCTGTTTTTCTTCTTTCTTTTTGATATAATAGTAGACATCTTATCTGGAATGTACTAGGAAGGTTTATATGACTAAAAAAATTATCGCAGTCGATTTGGACGGAACCCTGCTCAACTCAGAGAGTAAGATTTCAGATTTTACTCGAAACACAATTAAACGAATTGCTGAAAAAGGCCACCATGTCATCATCACTACTGGGCGCCCTTACCGTATGGCAAAAGAATTTTATCAGGAACTAGAGTTGCACACACCTATGATCAACTTCAACGGTTCTCTTACCCATCTACCAGGACAGACTTGGGAACACGAAAAGTGCTTGACCTTGGACAAAAAATACCTCTTAGACATGGTCAAACGCAAAGAGGATATCCAAGCCGACTTTATTGCAGGAGAATACCGCAAGAAATTTTATATCACGGCTCCTAATGAAGAAATTGCCAATCCCAAACTATTTGGTGTAGAAAATTTCCAACCAGAAAATCAATTCAAATCTGAATTGGTGACCAAGGACCCTAACTGTATCCTCTTGCAAACAAGAGTCGATGATAAATACGCGCTAGCAGATGAGATGAATCGTTTTTACCAACACCAACTAGCAATCAATACCTGGGGAGGCCCTCTCAACATTCTCGAATGTACACCAAAAGGGGTCAACAAAGCTTTTGCCTTAGAATACTTGCTCAATGTTATGAACCGTGACAGACAAGATTTGATTGCCTTTGGAGATGAACACAATGACACCGAAATGTTGGCATTTGCAGGCAAGGGATATGCCATGAAAAATGCCAATCCCGATTTACTACCATATGCAGATGAACAACTCTCTCTGACAAACGATGAAGATGGTGTTGCCCATACCCTACAAGATTTGTTCCTATGACACTCAAAAAGTTAGCTTATGCTAGCTTTTTGATTTTCACAATTTTTCAATTAATCGGCCTGTTTTCATTTTTTTATATTAAATTACTCCCTTATCTTTTCAAAAAATGTTTATATATTAACATTTTGTAAACGAGTTTTCATTGAAAATTAACACATATTTATAAGAAATGGTTGCTTTTTGTTTGAAAACGGTTTATACTTAAAGTTAGGCTTAAAGTTTTCTTAAACACACAGTCAAACATTTTAAAGGAGGAATGACAATAATGAGTATCGGAATCATTATTGCGAGCCACGGCGAATTTGCTGCGGGTATTCATCAGTCCGGATCTATGATCTTTGGTGAACAAGAGAAGGTTCAAGTTGTAACCTTTATGCCAAACGAAGGTCCAGATGATCTATACGCTAAGATCAATAACGCTGTTGCTGCATTTGACGCAGAAGATGAGGTTCTAGTATTGGCTGACCTTTGGAGTGGATCTCCATTCAACCAAGCTAGCCGCGTGATGGGAGAAAATCCAGAACGTAAATTTGCCATCATCACAGGACTTAACTTGCCGATGTTGATCCAAGCCTACACAGAGCGCCTTATGGACGCTACTGCAGGTGTGGAAAAAGTCGCTGCGAACATCATTAAAGAAGCCAAAGATGGCATCAAGGCTCTTCCAGAAGAGCTTAACCCAGTTGAGGAAGTTGCAAGTGCTGCAGCTGCTCCTGCTGCCCAAGCTGCTATTCCAGAAGGAACTGTTATCGGAGACGGTAAATTGAAAATCAATCTTGCCCGTCTTGACACACGTCTTCTTCACGGACAAGTCGCAACTGCTTGGACACCAGATTCAAAAGCAGACCGTATCATCGTTGCTTCAGATAACGTTGCAAACGACGAGTTGCGTAAAGAATTGATCAAGCAAGCTGCTCCTAACGGAGTAAAAGCGAACGTTGTACCAATCAAAAAATTGATTGAAGTTGCAAAAGATCCTCGTTTTGGTAACACACATGCTCTTATCTTGTTTGAAACTCCACAAGATGCACTTCGTGCTATCGAAGGTGGCGTGCCAATCAAGACCCTTAACGTTGGTTCTATGGCTCACTCAACAGGTAAAACAATGATTAACAACGTTTTGTCTATGGACAAAGACGATGTTGCAACCTTTGAAAAAATGCGTGACCTCGGTGTTGAATTTGATGTACGTAAAGTACCAAACGACACGAAAAAAGATTTGTTTGACTTGATTAAGAAAGCAAACGTTCAATAATTTTAATCTGTTTTATCATTTTTGAAAACAGGATTAAATACTTTATTAAAACTAAATAGAAAAGGAATAAAACCATGTCAGATATTTCAATCATTTCTGCTATCTTGGTTGTAGTTGTTGCCTTCCTTGCAGGTCTTGAAGGTATCCTCGACCAATTCCAATTCCATCAACCAATCGTCGCATGTACCCTTATCGGACTTGCAACTGGTAACCTCGAAGCAGGTGTTATGCTTGGTGGATCTCTTCAAATGATTGCCCTTGGTTGGGCAAACATCGGAGCTGCCGTAGCTCCTGACGCTGCTCTTGCATCTGTTGCCGCAGCGATCATCTTGATTAAAGGTGGTAACTTTACTACTGAAGGTATTGCCGTTGCAACTGCAACAGCTATCCCTCTTGCCGTAGCTGGACTATTCTTGACAATGATTGTTCGTACAATCTCAGTTGCCTTGGTTCACTCTGCTGACGCTGCTGCTAAAGATGGAAACATTGCGGCTGTTGAACGCGCTCACTACTTTGCTCTTATTCTTCAGGGTCTTCGTATCGCGATCCCTGCAGCCTTCCTTATCGCTATCCCAGCTTCTGCTGTTAAAGACGCTCTTGGTCTAATGCCAGAATGGTTGAATGGTGGTATGGCTGTCGGTGGTGCTATGGTCGTTGCCGTTGGTTACGCTATGGTTATCAACATGATGGCAACTCGTGAAGTATGGCCATTCTTCGCTATCGGTTTCGCTCTTGCAGCGATTTCTCAATTGACTTTGATTGCCCTTGGTGTCATCGGCGTTGCCCTTGCCTTCATCTACCTTAACCTTTCAAAACAAGGTGGAAACGGTGGCGGCGGAGCTGCAACTTCTAACGACCCAATCGGTGATATCCTAGAAGACTACTAGAAAGGGGAACAATCATGGCTGAAAAAATTCAATTATCAAAATCAGATCGTCAAAAAGTTTGGTGGCGTTCACAATTCCTTCAAGGTTCTTGGAACTACGAACGTATGCAAAACTTGGGTTGGGCTTACTCATTGATCCCAGCTATCAAAAAATTGTACACTAAAAAAGAAGACCAAGCGGCTGCTCTTGAGCGTCACCTTGAGTTCTTCAACACTCACCCATACGTAGCTGCTCCAATCATGGGGGTTACTCTTGCACTTGAAGAAGAGCGCGCTAACGGTGTTGAAATCGACGACGCGGCTATCCAAGGGGTTAAAATCGGTATGATGGGACCTCTTGCTGGTATCGGTGACCCAGTATTCTGGTTTACAGTTCGTCCTATCCTTGGAGCCCTTGGTGCATCACTTGCTGCATCTGGTAACATTGTTGGTCCTCTTCTCTTCTTCTTTGGATGGAATGCTATCCGTATGGCCTTCCTATGGTATACACAAGAGTTCGGTTACA
Above is a window of Streptococcus oralis subsp. dentisani DNA encoding:
- a CDS encoding CPBP family intramembrane glutamic endopeptidase, coding for MKKKGIWQEILDRGIWVLIFLIGLVLSQLPLILSALLSARQFPLLQSGLLVALLSVAILTVFIFSARKTEIATFNLSFFKAKDLARLVLSYLVIFTSNLFGSALLRLMNESTTSNQSTINNLVQNSSLISSFFLLVLIAPICEEILCRGIIPKKIFRGKEKLGYLVGAVVFALLHTPTNLPSLLIYGGMSTVLTWTAYRTERLEMSILLHMIVNGIAFCLLALLVLISRNIGLPF
- a CDS encoding NCS2 family permease gives rise to the protein MDKLFKLKEHGTDVRTEVLAGLTTFFAMSYILFVNPQMLSQTGMPVQGVFLATIIGSVVGTLMMAFYANLPYAQAPGMGLNAFFTFTVVFGMGYTWKEALGMVFICGIISLIITLTNVRKMIIESIPTTLRSAISAGIGVFLAYVGIKNAGLLKFSIDPGTYTVAGEGADKAQAALTANSAAVPGLVDFNTPAVLVALAGLAITIFFVVKGIKGGIILSILTTTVLAIAVNVVNLSGIDFASNNLSSAVNDLGTLFGAALGSEGLGSLISNTSRLPETLMAILAFSLTDIFDTIGTLIGTGEKVGIVATSGENHESAKLDKALYSDLVATSVGAIAGTSNVTTYVESAAGIGAGGRTGLTALVVAICFALSSFFSPLLAIVPTAATAPILIIVGIMMLSNLKNIPWDDMAEAVPAFFTSIFMGFSYSITQGIAVGFLTYTLTKVVKGQAKDVHVMIWILDALFILNYISMAL
- a CDS encoding Cof-type HAD-IIB family hydrolase, whose product is MTKKIIAVDLDGTLLNSESKISDFTRNTIKRIAEKGHHVIITTGRPYRMAKEFYQELELHTPMINFNGSLTHLPGQTWEHEKCLTLDKKYLLDMVKRKEDIQADFIAGEYRKKFYITAPNEEIANPKLFGVENFQPENQFKSELVTKDPNCILLQTRVDDKYALADEMNRFYQHQLAINTWGGPLNILECTPKGVNKAFALEYLLNVMNRDRQDLIAFGDEHNDTEMLAFAGKGYAMKNANPDLLPYADEQLSLTNDEDGVAHTLQDLFL
- a CDS encoding PTS sugar transporter subunit IIB; protein product: MSIGIIIASHGEFAAGIHQSGSMIFGEQEKVQVVTFMPNEGPDDLYAKINNAVAAFDAEDEVLVLADLWSGSPFNQASRVMGENPERKFAIITGLNLPMLIQAYTERLMDATAGVEKVAANIIKEAKDGIKALPEELNPVEEVASAAAAPAAQAAIPEGTVIGDGKLKINLARLDTRLLHGQVATAWTPDSKADRIIVASDNVANDELRKELIKQAAPNGVKANVVPIKKLIEVAKDPRFGNTHALILFETPQDALRAIEGGVPIKTLNVGSMAHSTGKTMINNVLSMDKDDVATFEKMRDLGVEFDVRKVPNDTKKDLFDLIKKANVQ
- a CDS encoding PTS mannose/fructose/sorbose transporter subunit IIC; translated protein: MSDISIISAILVVVVAFLAGLEGILDQFQFHQPIVACTLIGLATGNLEAGVMLGGSLQMIALGWANIGAAVAPDAALASVAAAIILIKGGNFTTEGIAVATATAIPLAVAGLFLTMIVRTISVALVHSADAAAKDGNIAAVERAHYFALILQGLRIAIPAAFLIAIPASAVKDALGLMPEWLNGGMAVGGAMVVAVGYAMVINMMATREVWPFFAIGFALAAISQLTLIALGVIGVALAFIYLNLSKQGGNGGGGAATSNDPIGDILEDY
- a CDS encoding PTS system mannose/fructose/sorbose family transporter subunit IID; translated protein: MAEKIQLSKSDRQKVWWRSQFLQGSWNYERMQNLGWAYSLIPAIKKLYTKKEDQAAALERHLEFFNTHPYVAAPIMGVTLALEEERANGVEIDDAAIQGVKIGMMGPLAGIGDPVFWFTVRPILGALGASLAASGNIVGPLLFFFGWNAIRMAFLWYTQEFGYKAGSEITKDMSGGILKDITKGASILGMFILAVLVQRWVSINFTVNLPGKQLAEGAYINFPEGPVSGAELKGILGQALGGLSLDKIQPQTLQGQLNSLIPGLMGLLLTFLCMWLLKKKVSPITIILALFAVGIAARFFGIM